Proteins from one Xenopus tropicalis strain Nigerian chromosome 1, UCB_Xtro_10.0, whole genome shotgun sequence genomic window:
- the nkx6-1 gene encoding homeobox protein Nkx-6.1 gives MEGTRQSAFLLSSPPLAALHSMAEMKAPLYPAYTLPVQACSSSTSSSSSSSSSLSSSPSPPLGSPTQLTHKHSSSPPSSGGLSLGTPPLQISAATPHGINDILSRPIVSCLPSLALTTSSSASSAAVASSSSPAGILAGLPRFSSLSPPPPPPPGLYFSPSAAMAVARYPKPLTDLPGRTPIFWPGVMQSPPWRDARLACGPHQGSVLLDKDGKRKHTRPTFSGQQIFALEKTFEQTKYLAGPERARLAYSLGMTESQVKVWFQNRRTKWRKKHAAEMATAKKKQDTETERLKGASDNEEEDDDYNKPLDPNSDDEKITQLLKKHKSSSAILLQQSENDSSS, from the exons ATGGAAGGCACCAGGCAGAGCGCTTTCCTCCTAAGCAGCCCACCCCTGGCAGCCTTGCATAGTATGGCAGAGATGAAAGCCCCTCTGTACCCTGCTTATACGCTCCCTGTTCAGGCATGTTCTTcatccacttcttcttcttcctcttcatctTCATCATTGTCCTCTTCTCCATCACCACCCCTGGGCTCCCCGACGCAGCTCACACACAAACACTCATCCTCTCCCCCATCTAGTGGAGGGCTTTCTTTGGGGACACCTCCACTACAAATTTCAGCAGCCACCCCACATGGCATCAATGATATTTTAAGTCGCCCTATAGTTTCTTGCCTACCCTCTCTGGCTCTCACCACCTCCTCCTCGGCCTCCTCTGCTGCAGTGGCCTCCAGCTCTTCACCTGCCGGAATTCTGGCGGGTTTACCAAGATTTAGCAGCCTGAGCCCCCCTCCGCCCCCGCCTCCTGGTCTCTACTTCAGTCCCAGCGCTGCCATGGCAGTGGCACGGTACCCCAAGCCTCTTACTGACCTGCCTGGAAGGACTCCCATCTTTTGGCCTGGAGTAATGCAAAGTCCGCCCTGGAGAGATGCTCGGCTCGCCTGCGGCCCCC ATCAGGGCTCTGTGTTGCTAGACAAGGATGGAAAGAGGAAACACACCAGGCCCACTTTTTCTGGCCAACAGATCTTCGCTTTGGAGAAGACTTTCGAACAAACGAAATACCTAGCTGGGCCGGAGAGAGCCCGGCTTGCCTATTCCCTGGGCATGACAGAGAGCCAAGTGAAG GTATGGTTCCAGAACAGGAGGACCAAATGGAGGAAGAAACATGCAGCTGAGATGGCCACAGCTAAAAAGAAGCAGGATACAGAGACTGAGAGGCTGAAGGGAGCTTCTGATAACGAGGAGGAGGATGATGACTACAACAAACCGCTGGACCCCAACTCAGATGATGAAAAAATCACTCAGCTCCTGAAGAAACACAAATCAAGCAGCGCCATACTTCTCCAACAGTCTGAAAATGACAGCTCTTCTTAG